The proteins below are encoded in one region of Scleropages formosus chromosome 19, fSclFor1.1, whole genome shotgun sequence:
- the LOC108931592 gene encoding aquaporin-4-like, whose protein sequence is MSESAAPGALRRCLSLCNPNSVMAAFKGIWTQEFWRAVSGEFLATMIFVLLSVGSTINWGAGEEKQSPPDLVLISLCFGLSIATMVQCFGHISGGHINPAVTAAMVCTRKLSLAKAFFYLIAQCLGATVGAGILFMVTPASVRGNLGVTSVSSSISVGHALVVELLITFELVFTVFATCDPKRVDLKGSAALAIGIAVSIGHLFAIPYTGASMNPARSFGPALVTWNWENHWVYWTGPIMGGVVAAALYEYVYCPDQELKQRIRDVLSKGPYTSTKYKEVEDSRFPRDLDELVIKPGPFHVIDVERAERKDRDRDRDRDPSREVLSSV, encoded by the exons ATGAGCGAGAGCGCGGCGCCGGGAGCGCTGAG GAGGTGCCTGTCCTTGTGCAACCCCAACAGTGTAATGGCAGCGTTTAAGGGAATCTGGACACAAGAGTTCTGGAGAGCAGTCTCGGGGGAGTTCCTGGCCACCATGATCTTTGTCCTTCTCAGTGTGGGCTCAACAATAAACTGGGGAGCTGGCGAGGAGAAGCAGTCACCCCCTGACCTGGTGCTCATCTCGCTCTGCTTTGGACTGAGCATCGCCACCATGGTGCAGTGCTTCGGTCACATCAGCGGCGGTCACATCAACCCCGCTGTGACAGCTGCCATGGTCTGCACCAGGAAGCTTAGCCTGGCCAAGGCTTTCTTCTACCTCATAGCCCAGTGCTTGGGAGCTACAGTGGGGGCAGGAATCCTCTTCATGGTCACTCCTGCTTCAGTGAGGGGCAACCTGGGGGTAACCTcg GTCAGTTCCAGCATTTCTGTGGGCCATGCACTGGTGGTGGAGCTGTTGATCACTTTTGAGCTGGTCTTCACCGTGTTTGCCACTTGTGACCCCAAGCGCGTTGACCTAAAAGGCTCAGCAGCCTTAGCCATCGGGATCGCTGTCTCCATCGGCCATCTCTTTGCC ATCCCTTACACTGGTGCCAGTATGAACCCTGCTCGGTCATTTGGCCCTGCTCTTGTGACCTGGAACTGGGAGAACCACTGG GTCTACTGGACAGGCCCCATTATGGGCGGCGTCGTGGCCGCCGCTCTCTACGAATATGTGTATTGCCCCGACCAAGAGTTGAAGCAGCGCATTAGAGACGTCCTTTCCAAGGGCCCCTACACCTCCACCAAGTACAAGGAAGTGGAGGACAGCCGCTTCCCGAGGGACCTGGACGAGCTGGTGATCAAGCCAGGACCTTTCCATGTGATCGACGTGGAGAGGGCTGAAAGAAAGGACCGTGATCGAGACCGGGATCGGGACCCGTCTCGGGAGGTGCTGTCCTCCGTATGA